One genomic window of Paraburkholderia phytofirmans PsJN includes the following:
- a CDS encoding MFS transporter, protein MFTWYKRGTPLERSTFWGCFAGWGLDALDVQMFTLAIPAIIAAYGIDHTQAGAISGVTLVSSAMGGWLAGALSDRIGRVRTLQITILWFAGFTFLCAFAQSFPQLLVLKALQGFGFGGEWAAGAVLMAETISTEHRGKAMGAVQSAWAVGWGGAVLLYAAAFSWLPSDTAWRVMFGVGLLPALLVLYVRRNLREPVRVAPSRAEPAVSVWAQIAQVFQPRVIKTTVIGAILGTGAHGGYYAIMTWLPTFLSKERHLSVLNTGGYLAVVIVAFWCGCMASAYLLDRIGRRRNIAFFAFSCIVTVLAYVMLPLSNTQMLVLGFPLGFFAAGIPASLGALFNELYPADMRGTGVGFCYNFGRIASAGFPVLVGYMSHSMSLGAAIGIDAAIAYGLAMVAVLLLPETRGKRLRPTAVEQASQPVADADFALDHPRSQR, encoded by the coding sequence ATGTTCACCTGGTACAAGCGAGGAACACCCCTCGAGCGCAGCACCTTCTGGGGATGTTTCGCCGGTTGGGGCCTCGATGCCCTCGACGTGCAGATGTTCACCCTGGCAATCCCGGCAATCATTGCAGCCTACGGCATCGACCACACCCAGGCGGGCGCCATCAGCGGCGTGACATTGGTGTCGTCGGCAATGGGCGGCTGGTTGGCGGGCGCTTTGTCCGACAGGATTGGCCGGGTGCGCACGCTGCAGATTACGATCCTCTGGTTTGCGGGATTCACTTTCCTTTGTGCCTTCGCCCAGAGTTTTCCTCAACTGCTGGTCCTGAAGGCCCTGCAAGGATTCGGGTTCGGCGGAGAGTGGGCCGCGGGCGCGGTGTTGATGGCTGAAACCATCAGCACGGAGCATCGCGGCAAGGCCATGGGCGCAGTGCAGAGCGCCTGGGCTGTCGGCTGGGGCGGCGCGGTGCTGCTGTACGCTGCCGCCTTTTCATGGTTGCCGTCAGACACGGCGTGGCGTGTCATGTTCGGCGTTGGCCTGCTGCCCGCGCTGCTCGTCCTCTACGTGCGTCGCAATCTTCGCGAACCCGTGCGCGTCGCCCCGTCTCGGGCCGAACCGGCTGTTTCCGTGTGGGCGCAAATCGCGCAGGTATTTCAGCCGCGCGTCATCAAGACTACGGTTATCGGCGCGATTCTGGGCACGGGCGCCCACGGCGGGTACTACGCCATCATGACCTGGCTGCCGACCTTCCTCTCCAAGGAGAGACATCTGTCGGTCCTGAACACGGGTGGCTATCTTGCCGTCGTCATCGTCGCATTCTGGTGCGGCTGTATGGCGAGCGCTTACCTGCTCGACCGTATCGGACGCCGGCGCAACATCGCATTCTTTGCGTTCTCATGCATCGTCACCGTGCTGGCCTACGTGATGCTTCCGCTGAGCAATACGCAGATGCTTGTTCTCGGCTTCCCGCTGGGCTTTTTCGCCGCGGGCATCCCGGCCAGCCTGGGCGCGCTTTTCAACGAGCTTTATCCTGCGGACATGCGCGGGACAGGCGTCGGTTTTTGCTACAACTTTGGCCGCATCGCTTCGGCGGGTTTTCCTGTGCTGGTCGGGTACATGAGTCATTCGATGTCGCTGGGAGCCGCGATCGGTATCGATGCGGCAATTGCGTACGGACTGGCGATGGTTGCCGTGTTGCTGCTTCCCGAAACGCGCGGCAAGCGGTTGCGGCCGACTGCTGTCGAGCAGGCTTCGCAACCGGTCGCCGATGCCGATTTCGCGCTTGACCATCCCCGGAGCCAGCGATGA
- a CDS encoding MFS transporter — MSTPATREQKVMRKMAWRLMPLLIVMFLIAFIDRQNVGFAKLEMVHALGMTEAAYGLGASLFFIGYLLFEVPSTLALHRFGARTWLARIMITWGVVTVLMAFTRSLPVFYSFRFALGVAEAGFYPGVIYYLTQWFPQSYRTRVLGLFTLGSSLANMLGALVGGLLLSLGGTFGLAGWQWVFLATGIPAILIAFVALKFLPSSVREANFLSDEERDIVDAALKREASTEAKESRPWAALLDPKVLLFAVTYMLMSTSLYGVTYWLPTLVKSWGVSSSVNGLLNMIPWALAALLLLWLPGKLKREQVVLKAMVVVAGIGVVCFASSLVLPTVSLRFIALCLGGACIPLLYPCFWSLPPRFFSGARAAASVAAINCIGNLGGFFAQNLMPYVGKVSGSHIAPMLVPTACLLALAIGTAIAWKVGGHRKAELASSTVPL; from the coding sequence ATGTCTACGCCTGCAACACGCGAGCAGAAGGTAATGAGGAAAATGGCATGGCGGCTGATGCCTCTGCTGATTGTCATGTTTCTCATCGCATTCATCGACCGGCAGAATGTCGGCTTCGCGAAACTGGAGATGGTCCACGCACTCGGCATGACAGAAGCCGCATACGGACTCGGAGCATCGCTGTTTTTCATTGGCTATCTGCTGTTCGAGGTGCCCAGCACACTCGCGCTACATCGTTTCGGTGCCCGGACGTGGCTTGCTCGCATCATGATCACGTGGGGCGTCGTCACAGTACTCATGGCGTTCACGCGCTCACTGCCAGTTTTTTACTCGTTCCGGTTTGCACTTGGCGTTGCTGAAGCGGGCTTCTATCCAGGCGTCATTTACTACCTGACGCAGTGGTTTCCTCAAAGCTATAGAACGCGCGTGCTCGGCCTCTTTACTCTTGGAAGCTCGCTGGCGAACATGCTCGGTGCGCTGGTGGGAGGGCTGCTCCTTTCCTTGGGCGGAACATTCGGACTGGCGGGTTGGCAATGGGTCTTCCTTGCCACTGGCATTCCGGCAATTCTGATTGCATTCGTAGCGCTTAAATTTCTCCCGAGCTCCGTCAGGGAGGCGAACTTCCTGTCGGACGAGGAAAGGGACATTGTGGACGCGGCGCTCAAGCGCGAAGCGTCCACCGAGGCAAAAGAGTCACGCCCATGGGCCGCATTGCTTGACCCAAAGGTTCTCCTGTTCGCAGTGACCTACATGCTGATGTCGACGTCGCTGTACGGCGTTACGTACTGGCTGCCTACGCTGGTTAAGAGTTGGGGGGTTTCGTCGAGCGTCAACGGCCTCCTCAACATGATTCCGTGGGCACTTGCGGCACTGCTTCTGCTTTGGCTCCCCGGTAAGCTCAAACGCGAACAGGTGGTGCTAAAAGCAATGGTCGTGGTCGCAGGCATCGGCGTCGTATGCTTTGCCTCCAGCCTCGTACTGCCGACCGTTTCGTTGCGCTTCATTGCTCTGTGTCTCGGCGGCGCCTGTATTCCTTTGCTCTACCCTTGCTTCTGGTCGCTTCCCCCGCGCTTCTTTTCCGGCGCTCGAGCCGCGGCAAGTGTTGCTGCCATCAACTGCATCGGCAATCTCGGAGGGTTCTTTGCACAGAATCTGATGCCGTACGTCGGCAAGGTAAGCGGTAGCCACATCGCACCCATGCTTGTTCCGACTGCATGCCTGTTAGCTCTTGCAATCGGCACCGCCATTGCGTGGAAAGTCGGCGGACATCGCAAGGCGGAACTTGCATCATCGACGGTGCCGCTTTGA
- a CDS encoding ABC-F family ATP-binding cassette domain-containing protein, with the protein MISVRNVTLRRGVNVVLDSASVTFTPGEKIGLVGRNGAGKSSFFGLLNGTLHEDSGEFSIPAAWKMGQVAQEMPETEQSATDFVIDGDTVLLAAQAEVAAAEASDDGMRMAHAYMALHDAGAHDAPARAQALILGLGFSTAQLSQPVNSFSGGWRMRLQLARALMCPSDLLLLDEPTNHLDLDALVWLEAWLKRYQGTLVVISHDREFLDAVTQVTVHVDNAKLVRYGGNYSKFEDMRAEQLLLQQAAMARQADKIAHLQKFIDRFKAKASKAKQAQSRVKALERMEKIAPVLADAEFTFEFKEPLNVPNPLLSMLDASFGYAAPTDAPPGTPPTVIVRGINRSVLAGQRIGILGANGQGKSTLVKTVAHELAPIAGEISEGKGLNIGYFAQQELDVLRPLDTPMEHMIRLAKDTSAHMRAPGQSGTEQSLRTFLGTFNFSGDMVHQAVSTMSGGEKARLVLCMIVWQRPNLLLLDEPTNHLDLATREALGMALNEFEGTVMLVSHDRSLLRAVCDEFWLVTKGGVEPFDGDLDDYQQFLRDEARRMREQAAGQ; encoded by the coding sequence ATGATTTCCGTCCGTAATGTCACGCTGCGCCGTGGCGTCAATGTCGTACTCGATAGCGCGTCCGTCACCTTCACCCCCGGCGAAAAGATTGGCCTTGTCGGCCGCAATGGCGCCGGCAAATCGTCCTTCTTCGGCCTTCTCAACGGCACGCTGCACGAAGACAGCGGCGAATTCTCGATTCCCGCTGCGTGGAAGATGGGCCAGGTCGCGCAGGAAATGCCGGAGACCGAGCAGAGTGCAACCGACTTCGTCATCGACGGTGACACCGTACTGCTAGCCGCGCAGGCCGAAGTAGCCGCCGCCGAGGCCAGCGACGACGGCATGCGCATGGCGCACGCCTACATGGCCCTGCACGACGCCGGCGCACATGACGCTCCCGCGCGTGCCCAGGCGCTGATCCTGGGCCTGGGTTTCAGTACCGCGCAGCTCAGCCAGCCGGTCAACAGTTTCTCCGGCGGCTGGCGCATGCGGCTGCAACTGGCGCGCGCGCTCATGTGCCCGTCCGACTTGCTGTTGCTCGACGAGCCGACCAATCACCTCGACCTCGACGCGCTGGTCTGGCTGGAAGCGTGGCTCAAGCGCTATCAAGGAACCCTGGTCGTGATCAGCCACGATCGCGAGTTCCTCGATGCGGTGACGCAAGTGACGGTGCACGTCGACAACGCCAAGCTCGTGCGTTATGGCGGCAACTACAGCAAGTTCGAAGACATGCGTGCTGAGCAACTGCTGTTGCAGCAGGCCGCGATGGCGAGGCAAGCGGACAAGATCGCCCACCTGCAGAAATTCATCGACCGTTTCAAGGCCAAGGCCTCGAAGGCGAAGCAGGCGCAGAGCCGGGTCAAGGCGCTCGAACGCATGGAGAAGATCGCGCCGGTGCTTGCCGATGCGGAGTTCACCTTCGAGTTCAAGGAACCGCTCAACGTCCCGAACCCATTGTTGTCGATGCTGGACGCGAGCTTCGGCTACGCGGCGCCCACCGACGCGCCGCCGGGCACGCCGCCGACGGTCATCGTGCGGGGCATCAACCGCTCCGTGCTGGCCGGGCAGCGCATCGGCATTCTCGGTGCCAACGGCCAGGGCAAGTCCACTTTGGTGAAGACGGTGGCGCACGAACTGGCGCCGATTGCCGGCGAAATCAGCGAAGGTAAAGGCCTGAACATCGGTTACTTCGCACAGCAGGAACTCGACGTGCTGCGTCCTCTCGACACGCCGATGGAACACATGATCCGCCTTGCCAAGGACACGTCTGCGCACATGCGTGCGCCCGGCCAGAGCGGCACCGAACAATCGCTTCGCACCTTCCTCGGCACCTTCAATTTTAGCGGCGACATGGTTCATCAGGCGGTCAGCACGATGAGCGGCGGCGAAAAAGCGCGGCTCGTGTTGTGCATGATCGTGTGGCAGCGCCCTAACCTGCTGCTGCTCGACGAGCCGACCAACCACCTCGACCTCGCCACACGCGAAGCGCTAGGCATGGCGCTAAACGAATTCGAAGGCACCGTAATGCTGGTCAGTCACGACCGGTCGCTATTGCGCGCGGTGTGTGACGAGTTCTGGCTTGTCACCAAGGGTGGCGTCGAGCCCTTCGACGGCGATCTGGACGATTACCAGCAGTTCCTGCGCGACGAAGCCCGTCGCATGCGCGAGCAGGCTGCGGGACAGTAA
- a CDS encoding DUF4148 domain-containing protein, whose protein sequence is MKTSMIVIAFAVFTTAGLAHASDATPTSEQQSGVVQTAQLSPGDYQVARKTRSQVRSELKQSETDGQLKSLNNEVYKGN, encoded by the coding sequence ATGAAAACTTCAATGATCGTGATCGCCTTTGCAGTATTCACGACGGCTGGCCTTGCTCACGCCTCGGATGCCACACCTACAAGCGAACAACAATCGGGCGTTGTACAAACGGCGCAACTGTCTCCTGGCGATTACCAGGTTGCCCGGAAAACCCGTTCGCAGGTTCGTTCCGAATTGAAACAGTCCGAGACGGACGGTCAACTCAAGTCGCTCAACAACGAAGTCTATAAAGGCAACTGA
- a CDS encoding amidohydrolase family protein, whose protein sequence is MIQARPIARPALPRVDTHAHVFAKALPLADERRYAPDYDATLDAYRKLLDANDIGHAVLVQPSFLGTDNSYLLQALTRDRTRLRGVAVVSPDISEDDLAQLNGQGVTGVRLNLIGQTLPDLSAAPYTTLWRRLSKLGWHVELHREASDLAPLINSLLAVGLPVVVDHFGRPAPDSGTSDPGFKDLLALGPSGRVWVKISGAYRCSKPGSNFMRDATDRLINAFGTERLMWGSDWPHTQFEHATDFSQTLSALLDLGLAPSLVDAILCSTPHSFYGFDKEPASDIVPTARVSQLTS, encoded by the coding sequence ATGATTCAGGCTCGACCCATTGCGCGGCCAGCTCTGCCGCGGGTTGACACGCATGCGCATGTGTTTGCAAAAGCACTGCCGCTCGCGGACGAACGGCGCTACGCACCCGACTATGACGCAACGCTGGATGCCTACCGGAAGCTTCTGGACGCAAACGATATTGGACATGCCGTGCTGGTCCAGCCAAGCTTTCTCGGTACCGACAACAGCTACCTTTTACAGGCGCTGACGAGGGACCGGACCCGGCTGAGGGGAGTGGCAGTCGTTTCTCCCGATATTTCGGAAGACGACCTCGCGCAACTGAACGGCCAAGGCGTTACAGGCGTGCGTCTCAACCTTATCGGGCAGACGCTCCCCGACCTCAGCGCGGCACCCTACACGACGCTATGGCGGCGCTTGTCGAAACTCGGCTGGCATGTCGAGTTGCACAGGGAAGCGTCGGACCTGGCTCCGCTCATCAACTCCTTGCTGGCTGTGGGCTTGCCTGTCGTCGTGGACCATTTTGGCCGCCCTGCCCCCGACAGTGGAACCAGCGACCCAGGGTTCAAGGACCTGCTGGCGCTTGGCCCTTCAGGTCGCGTGTGGGTCAAGATCTCGGGCGCCTATCGTTGCTCAAAACCTGGCTCGAATTTTATGCGCGATGCCACGGACCGACTGATCAACGCATTCGGCACCGAACGCCTGATGTGGGGCAGCGACTGGCCACACACGCAATTTGAACACGCGACAGACTTCAGCCAGACGCTTTCCGCGCTGCTGGACTTAGGTCTCGCGCCCTCGCTCGTCGATGCAATCCTGTGCTCGACCCCGCACTCGTTTTACGGGTTCGACAAAGAGCCCGCAAGCGACATCGTTCCGACGGCACGCGTTTCGCAACTCACTTCCTGA
- a CDS encoding GntR family transcriptional regulator has product MQSLSGKPDGRLPRYQQLRDDLVRRIAEGEWSPEKAIATEAELSQFYNVSTGTLRKAIDLLVADGVLTRTQGKGTFVRRPRFDSSLFRFFRFKSVDGKPVRPTAKVLRREVVKPNETIRSTLQMKATEKTLHLSRVRMIEGEAVLSEEIWLPRSRFEGLATLPLGDFEDLLYPLYERLCRQIVASATEILNVEKATEADAALLRIEVGSPVILVQRVASDFAGTPIEWRTTRGAAEAFQYQVDIR; this is encoded by the coding sequence ATGCAATCGCTCTCAGGTAAGCCGGACGGTCGCTTGCCCCGCTACCAGCAACTGCGCGACGACCTTGTGCGCCGTATTGCAGAGGGCGAGTGGTCACCTGAAAAGGCGATCGCCACGGAGGCTGAGCTTAGTCAGTTCTATAACGTATCGACCGGAACGCTCCGCAAGGCGATTGATCTGCTGGTGGCCGACGGGGTGCTCACCCGCACTCAGGGAAAGGGGACCTTTGTCCGGCGCCCGCGATTCGATTCGTCGCTGTTCCGATTCTTCCGGTTCAAGTCAGTCGACGGCAAACCGGTCCGGCCGACGGCGAAGGTGCTCAGGCGCGAAGTCGTCAAGCCGAACGAAACAATTCGCTCAACTTTGCAGATGAAGGCGACCGAGAAGACTCTTCATCTGTCGCGAGTGCGGATGATTGAAGGGGAAGCGGTATTGTCGGAAGAAATATGGCTTCCTCGGAGCCGTTTCGAAGGGCTGGCGACACTGCCCCTCGGTGACTTCGAAGACTTGCTGTATCCGCTCTACGAGCGGCTCTGCCGGCAAATCGTGGCGTCCGCCACCGAGATTCTGAACGTCGAAAAGGCCACGGAAGCTGATGCAGCGCTGTTGCGCATCGAGGTCGGCAGTCCGGTAATCCTCGTGCAGCGTGTCGCATCCGATTTTGCCGGGACACCGATTGAATGGCGCACCACGCGCGGCGCCGCTGAAGCATTCCAGTATCAGGTCGACATTCGCTGA